GTATTTAAGTATTTAGAGCAGACCCTCCAACTCAAGTTCTCACATATATACAAACATTACattctatataaaaataaataatgtatcACTATATTTACAAAGATGTGACACCCCCCTTTCCCGCTCTATCTTCATTGGTGCTCTGACATCCTTCTTTTCCGCTCTATTTTCATTGTTGCTCTGTTTCacttattatatattaattttaactatttcaaatatataaatataactgtataaaattaaatatattaatttaaaattatttttaaagtgttttttaaaaatatattttgaagtgttatataggtatatatatggGTCAGTATtaaatgacaccaactagtttgacatcaaatgttacacatctcaataacgttttaaccgatataaattttataaaatacaccgttggattgaaagtttatatcacatAGATCATTTGCGTAACATATTTAaccaactgaattaaactcacgaggacaaaacatatttaactatatattatatatattaaaaaaaactgaaaacttTGGTGTGGCCATGCCATTGCCACACTTGGCCTTAACATAGGTCTGTTCCAACCGTCCGATCAATATAAGCGGCTGAGATTAAACTGTGTTTAAATTACTCTAATCAATCATAGTCGTCCGATTGCTTTTAGACGGCTGAGATTTCTTACTGCGTGTAACTGCGTGAACAGTTACAGCAGGCAATCCTAATCCCCATATTAGTAGCTACTAGGTTTAGTAGCCCTCTAGATTTATGTATTTTTGCTAATGAAGGATTTTTAATGCATTTAATACTCATggacaaaatttcaaaaagaggctaaataataaattagtttataaaatttatgtcttataatttataaattaaaagatctATTTGATAATAGTATTTTCATCATGAGTTTATATCTTATTTTAcaaacttatagtttattttttagaggtTATTTCAAAAAGCACACATTGATGCCGCATGTGATTTGTTTTCTACGATACTTGATTCTTTGACTATAtttcaaatctgttgagatttgcaggattTTTATGAGTCTCTATGGtttccaaatctgttgagatttgcaggtttcTTTGTATCTGGTTGATCTCTACCGTGTCAGTGTTGATTATTTGGAGGCGGTCTGCGAACCAAGACTTATTTTCCCAGGTTCTCTTTCTACTGATGCCCCATCAACTTTTGATTCAAAGAGCTGTTTTTTGGATTCTGATTggccgatcacttttgattcgagatcgagAGTTAGTGTCGTCTAATGACATCTCTATAGGTCGGTTGATGTCTTCTTTAATAATCTGGAAGCTGAAGAGTGTCTTTCTAAGAATGAGATTAAAAGTTGACCTCTATTAAGTAATGTctgttttgatattttcattTATGTTCCGCTTATATACAGCGCATTTTTTTTGTAGCCCTTTTGCAGGTCTTagtaatctcttatattataagcttgtatacacaagcaaaccataaacctaatttatttttcctccacttttatcttgcaatttttattaaaaaataataatattttatcttGACTACGATTCGAACCaacaacccttcaatgcaaggcaatttttcaaccactatgacaagtataccaattgtgtttaaaattatgtgcaataattgataagcaccattgattttcataggaaaaatttcatacaacaattaaacaccatcaaattatattgcacagtttaaacaattaaaactgataattagaaatctagcaaatcatcaattcatacattttcttagtgttttatttattttttgattttttatcctaattcaatattttttactaattaactaaatatgttaaccattttcttagtttttttttacggaaagaaaaaaatcattgaaattaaaatttacttttttttaactaaacatgctaagaaaaatatactttttttatgtttttctaaaCTTAAAAGTTTCTTCATGTTGAGGAGTATGATTGATCAtattactgcaaatatatatatcaaagtgatatttatgcaaatagtagttgactCCAGGTATATCTCaacgtgactatattattaattacgaaaaaaatcactgattcacatttgtttttttttgctaaCAATGTATCCTAACATTTCCGGataaagaagattgttttctgaatgagttttgggtgttggcgatggagaaatcgaagatgacaacgacgatgatttagaacttgacattccatcagatctattgattccaaattcaggagATCCTCTTgattctatcgttgaaagcacatatcccagACTTTTACAAAACgtgaacgatataacgtgtttccaaaatagagctacgaggagtgctagcaacacactctttaacaaacatactctaacacactctcttctattggttaaaatttatatgggtcccataaaagttatatgggtccacattttttatgggacccatgtgaatttcaaccaataaaagagagtgtgttggagtgtttgttaaaaagtgtgttgctagcattattagctcctaaaaattcaatagtcgacacaataaattattatatgttggatttaattcctggtgaagaaaaaacatatttgagttatgatacttcACTCGCACATAATGTagatggtcaaacagtggatgatgttcatactcccgaatttttgaacacgatttctacgtcgggactcccaaatcacaagttgagacttaaagttgaatttcctgttatgctattaaggaatttgaataaaaaattaggattatgtaatggaacaagacttattattaaaaGATTGAGAAAACATGCTCtttaaggaaaaattattttaggaagtaatattggtgatcaggttttcatacctagattttctctgacaccatctgacgtaagaattccttttaaatttcaacggagacaatttccttttATGATTTCTTTCAGCTGTATGTTgtgatttcaagagttacttctagagaaggattaaaaatattgatcatcgacgatgacaacgaagatacgactaagacttcgaatgtgttCTATAAGAAAGTCTTCCACAATATACcttcctttgtatgaatatttatccaaaattattgttgaactatcgtttaatgttactcaaaaattttcatataccttatattattacaattatcatatcgtaatttataattatgtGCACGAGTGGATGTTCtagttattaataataatatatttgcaaaaaaaaaacacctatACAATGCAAGACATTCCAACCGTAAAATTTGCATATCTCAACCAACCAAGAAAACAACCAGGGTATCAAGGTGCGAGAAAATGAGCCAGAAACACCAACAAGTCAAAGGCAATGGCAACTGTGAGATAAAGAAGGAGACATCCACAAAACGACAACGGGCAGTTGACTAATTAATTAACGTGACGAATTaatttgctcttttttttttatactgtataaattatttgcattgacttttattttgtttattatgttTAATAAATTAGCTATTTTATGTTCACAAATCCTAGTTCAACTgacagaaatgtcgaaattattAGTGTCAGATATTATGACCGAAGTTCAATCCCCGATCCCTCCGATTTGTGTGTATGAGTTTTTAATGGTTTTGCCATTTGTTCAACCAACCGAAACAAAATAGCTATTTTATTACTAACTCCAACTCAAATTATAAATCATTTTAGCAATTTCAACAAATTAAGCAATATTATTGTACACTAGCGGCCGGACAGGGTGCGTTTCGCGCCTGTCTATGTctattatataaatttatgtaaaaaaaaatattttatgttattataaaaagcaaggatattatgtaaaaaaattaagagatttttgctgctaaaaaaaataaaaagcaagaatattattggtattatgaaaaatttacatcaaaattttttgtatcctctttatatataagtatagattAAAACAATATCGAAAGAAAATAAAGTATTAAATAGTAAATGTtatatatagcattaatattttattgatattacaaaataatttatgatttAAGATAATTGACCCATCttcaaattgaaattaaaataccGCAAAAATTGTAAAGTCCACTTCAGCAATATATATAGATTCAAAAATAGGTCGGGTGGAGTGTGGTGTGCGGATGCTTCTGGTTGGCTTGCCTTTGGTATTTTTGGTTTGCTTTCTCCCTCCCTTTCCCTTTTCTCTCTTTTGTTGTATTTGAGTAGTATTTCTTATACTCtccttgattttattttgttattttattgtaCTGAACTCGATTGTCGTTTtcttcatttatatatatatatatatatatatatatatatatatatatatatatatatatatatatatattgccattaaaaaaattcaaaaataggTCTTTAAACTTTTGTTTTACATTGTCACCACTAGCTATGACTTATGAATAAAATACTAATTATTCCGGATATTCCATTATAAAATACAAGAAACGATTAGGTAGCATTTGTTgcgacataaaaaaaaaaaaaaaatactaattgcAAAGATTCCAAAAAACAATACAAGCAACAAAAGGAACTAGAGAAAAACACTAATTGCAGAGAAGCCAGAGATTCCACAATGTTTCTATATATATGTGTATAAAGAATTAATGTTCTTCACCACTAaactagaaaaagaaaaacttgttcAATTACTTAATTACTCTCTTCATATATTATCAACATATGGATCTTCAAACAATTTACCCTTTCACCATTTTGTTCATTTTCGTCATCTCAATCATTGTAACGCTAAAactaatgaagaaaaacaaaaaaattgactcAATTCCAAATATACCCCCAGGGCCATGGAAGCTACCTATCATAGGAAACATAGCTAATCTTATTGGCTCTCCACCACATAGAAAATTAAGAGATTTAGCAAAAAAATATGGACCTTTAATGCATCTTCAACTTGGTGaactctttgttgttgttgtttcctCAGCAGAACATGCTAAGGAAATAATGAAAACACATGATGTTATATTTGCGTCGAGGCCTCATACACTAACCTCAGAGATAATCTTTTATGAATCAACAGATATAGTTTTTTCACCTTATGGCGAATATTGGAGACAACTTCGAAAGATTTGTACCGTTGAACTTTTAAGTATAAAACGTGTTCAATCTTTTCGGCCAATAAGGGAACAAGAGATGGGTAATCTCGTCAAAAATATTGCTTCCGATGAAGGAAGAGTAGTTAATCTTTCTCAACAAGTTGTATCAATGATGTTTTCAATCACTTCAAGGGCAGTATTTGGAAAAAAATACATTGAGCAAGATGAGTTCATAGCGCAAGTAAGAGAAGTTATGCAGCTATCTAGTGGTTTCTATATTGGAGACTTGTTTCCTTCGACAAAATGGCTTCAAAACTTTAGTGGAATGAGATCTAAGCTTGAGAAGGTGCATCAAAATATTGATAGAATACTTGAGATGATTATCAATGATCATAAAGAAACAAAGTCAAGAACTAAAGATTGTTTAGTTGAAGGAGAGGAAGATTTGATTGATATTCTCTTGAAATTTGAAGAAGGTAGCAGCTGCAATCAGGAACTTTCATTAACTAAAAGAAATATCAAGGCTATACTCTTTGTAAGCATATATACTTTCTTCCAAAATCATATAcatgtgaataattatttttctgtAGGGTCTGtatgaattgacttatttgaacttatccgCTGATATAGTTTATGATATGTTCATAACTTTTTTTCACCTTCTTCCGCAAGCTCTTTAGAATAGCTAATGAAAATAGCTTaaagcttatatgaaaataattgatACTTtaacacttatatgataagcataagcACAAATTAAGTTGTATATCCAAAAAGAGCTATAActtgatatgttttttttttccatcattTAAGGATATCTTCACAGGTGGAAGTGACACAGCAGCAACTACAATAAACTGGACAATGGCTGAGATGATGAAGAATCCAAGAGTATTGAAGAAAGCACAAACTGAAGTGAGAATGATATTCgaaaaaacaggaaaaattgatGAAACATGCATTGATGAATTAAAATACTTAAAAGCAATTATCAAAGAGATTTTAAGAATTCACCCTCCAGTTCCTCTTTTAATTCCAAGGGAATGTGGACAAGCTTGTGAGATTGATGGATATCACATACCAATCAAAAGTAAGGTAATAATCAACGCTTGGGCGATTGGAACGGATCCAAAATATTGGACTGAGCCAGAGAGGTTTTATCCTGAGAGGTTTATTGATAGTTCTGTTGATTATAAAGGAACTAATTTTGAGTACATTCCGTTTGGTGCTGGAAGGAGAATTTGTCCGGGTATAAACTATGGTATGGCAAATGTGGAATTGACTCTTGCTTTGTTATTGTTTCATTTTGATTGGAAACTTCCTAATGGAATGAAAAGTGATGATTTAGATATGACTGAGCTGTTTGGAGCATCTGTTATAAGAAAGGATGACTTGTACTTGATTCCAATCAGTTATACTTCTTTGGAGTATAGTAGTGAATAGTgaagtttcttcttcttcttctttttcttgtaaCGACAATTATCCAATGTATGACCAATAACATGACAAGAAAGTTGAAGTTTTTCGTACTCAATCATACTCaagtgaaaattataatttatctACATTGCATCTCACTATAGtgaaaaacatattttcagTTCAGTACGTAATATATTTTGGCATTAACATTATAACTCAAGGGGAGGAGTATACAATATGCTAATTtacttttaataaaagaaattgttcactttaattaattatttatcatCATTAAAAAATGAAGAGATTGTTGAAATAATATGTGTTCAAAGCAATATATGGTTCATTGCtttgatgataacaaacatttaacataattaacaaaagaaacaattaTCTTATACTATGTGTTCTAGTGTATAGGTTTGAGTTCAAAGCATAAAATATGCATCCACATGTTCTCATAAGTTCATCTTCTCATGAACTTATCAGAACATGTCACAAATCTAGCAATACCACTTGTTAGAATTAAAGTTGATTCATAAACCCTAGAATCAATTATGTTaatcatcaaaaaataaaacataattataAGCAGAAGCGTACCCGAGTTTGCTATAGGTAATGGATTGAAGGTTATCAGGTATGTGATCTTCCAACTGTAGAATTTATTATGGGCTCATTGAATCTCCTCTGATGGGAATGAAGAGAAAACATTTTCTGATGAGCTGTCGTGTTCTATTTCTAATGGATGAAGAGAAAATATTATTTGCATTAATTTATCCGCTATATGCTATTTTTTACTAAAGAGATCCTAGAGCATTCAAGGGCCTCCTTAgcatagggatggcaatgggtagggtatgggtagggtactattgtacccatccccatacccgcggattgaaaaaatacccgtacccatccccatacccgcgtgggtaacaacttttgcccccgtccccataccctatgggtacctaggtacccatacccgtacccgttacccgcatttttactaaaattaaattgatcaattataaaatattatataattttaatagaattaaaaaaatttcaaagattttaatattgactaatgaaaattataaacaaaattattactaactttacgttaaagttcatatttatgttaaatattcacattatttttatattatgttataaataaatatttttattaaaaatatgtaatagtttagtagagttatattgttttaaattgatttacatatattataatataataatataaataaaataaataa
This portion of the Trifolium pratense cultivar HEN17-A07 linkage group LG3, ARS_RC_1.1, whole genome shotgun sequence genome encodes:
- the LOC123912956 gene encoding cytochrome P450 71D11-like produces the protein MDLQTIYPFTILFIFVISIIVTLKLMKKNKKIDSIPNIPPGPWKLPIIGNIANLIGSPPHRKLRDLAKKYGPLMHLQLGELFVVVVSSAEHAKEIMKTHDVIFASRPHTLTSEIIFYESTDIVFSPYGEYWRQLRKICTVELLSIKRVQSFRPIREQEMGNLVKNIASDEGRVVNLSQQVVSMMFSITSRAVFGKKYIEQDEFIAQVREVMQLSSGFYIGDLFPSTKWLQNFSGMRSKLEKVHQNIDRILEMIINDHKETKSRTKDCLVEGEEDLIDILLKFEEGSSCNQELSLTKRNIKAILFDIFTGGSDTAATTINWTMAEMMKNPRVLKKAQTEVRMIFEKTGKIDETCIDELKYLKAIIKEILRIHPPVPLLIPRECGQACEIDGYHIPIKSKVIINAWAIGTDPKYWTEPERFYPERFIDSSVDYKGTNFEYIPFGAGRRICPGINYGMANVELTLALLLFHFDWKLPNGMKSDDLDMTELFGASVIRKDDLYLIPISYTSLEYSSE